CCTAGCCGCCGCATCCGGGTCGCCTGGTCCAGGTGCCCGGGCAAGCTCTCGGCTCGGGTCCCCGGGCGCACGGAGTAGGCCGCCGAGTGGACCTGGTCGAAACGAAGTTCCTCCAGCAGGGAAAGGGACTCTCGGAAGTCCTCCTCCGTCTCCCCGGGGAACCCCACGATCAGGTCCGTGGTGAGCCCCGCGTCGGGAACCCGTTCCCGCAGGAGTCCCACGGATCGTCGGTAGGAGGCCCCGTCGTACCCCCGCCCCATGGCCGCCAGGATCCGGTCGCTCCCGGACTGGACGGGCAGGTTCAAGGCGGGGCAGACCCGGGGATGCTCCGCCATGACCCGCACCAGCTCCTCCGAAAAGTCCACGGGGTGGGACGTGGCGTAGCGGACCCGCAGCACCCCGGGAACCTCCGCCACCTCCCGAAGGAGCCGGGGGAAGGAGAACCCGTCGCTTCGGTCGACCCCGAACCGGTTCACGTTCTGCCCCAGGAGGGTGATCTCCCGGACTCCCCGATCCGCCAGACACCGGACCTCTCGGAGGATCGCCTCCGGGTCCCGGGATTGGAAGCGTCCCCGGACGTAGGGGACGATGCAGTAGGCACAGAAGTGGTCGCATCCGTGGGCGATGGTCACGTAGGCCCGGATGCTTCCCGGAGTCACCTGGGGAGGAAAGCGAAGGTCCTCCAGGGCTCGCGGGTCTTCGTCCAGGAAGACGCGAAGCTGGTCGTCCTCCAGACAGCGCCCCAAGGCCTCGGGGACTCGCCCTAGGTGCCGGGGTCCCGCCAAGAGGCGAACCCAGGGGAACCGCCGCGGGATGTCTTCCCCCAGCCTCTGGGCCATGCAGCCCAAGAGGGCCACCACGGGGGCCTTTCTGCCCCCTCCGGGACGATAACGCCCCAGCTCGCTGGCCACCTTCTGCTCCGCCTTGTCTCGGATGCTGCAGGTGACGAAGAGGACCGCATCCGCCTCGTCCTCCCCCTGGACCTCCGTCCAACCGGCCCCGGACAGGGCCGTGCGCAGCCGGTCCCCGTCGTAGGCGTTCATCTGGCATCCGTACACGTCGATCTTGAAGGAGCGCACCCGATCCTCTCCTCTGTCTCCACCGGGGATCGAACCCCGGGAAGGTCCCGCCTCGGGGAACCATCCTCTCCCGAAAAGGGAAGGAACGTCCCTCAAGGCCTTGCGTCCTGATTCGAGGGAAGTTTATCATAACCGGGCTGTCAGGAACCGGAGGTGATCCCCCTGCGTCTTGTCCGACCCACCCTATGCGCCCTGTTTTTGGCCTGGGCCACCGCTGCCTGGGCACTGCCCGTCTCCCCGGAGGCCCTTCCGGATCTGGAGGGGTGGACCTCCCTGTCCGCCCCCAAGACGACCCCCATCACCACCCCTTCCGGGGACAAAGGAACCTGGGTCCAGCGGGACTACCGAAACGCCCAGGGCGACCGCATCCACGCGGAGTGGCTCGCCGGCCCCCTGGTGGCGGACTGGAAGGCCCCCCAGCCGGGAATCCGGGGGAACGACGCCCCCCTAGGCTTTGGGGCCACCTACCAAACCTCGGAGTGGAAGGGATGCCTCGCCATCCTGGAGGCCCGCCCCCACCTGGGGCTTTCCCTGACCCTCTCCCTCCCCGGATCGGGAGTCCTCACCCTGGAGAGCCCCACGGCGGACGAGGCATCCCTGAACGCCCTGGGGGAGCACATCCTGAACAGACCCTAGGAAACGGCGAAGGGGCGACCCGAACGGGCCGCCCCTTCGCGCAGGAAGATCCGACGCGGGATCGGTCACTCCGTGACTTCGAACATGTCCTTGGCGACCCCGCAGACGGGACAGACCCAGTCGTCGGGGATTTCTTCGAAGGGGGTCCCGGGGGCGATCCCGGAATCCGGATCTCCGTTGGCGGGATCATAGACGTATCCGCAGACCGTGCAGACGTACTTCTTCATCGAACAGGCCTCCCTCATCTCGGACTGGTGACGCGCACCTCCGTCATTATAGACGAATCCCCTCCCAGGCAGCCAGTCAGCGAAGGACGAAGAACTCCCGGGGCAAGGCCTGGGTGATCCGGTCCGGCCCCTCCATGCGCAGGACGTAGTCGTCCTCCACCCGCAGTCCCCCCCGTCCCTCCACGTACACCCCCGGCTCCAGGGTCACCACGTCCCCCGCCTCCAGGATGTCCTCTCCCCGAGGCGAGACACGAGGGGCCTCGTGCAGCTCCAGCCCGATGCCATGGCCCAGACCGTGGGAGAACGCCTCCCCCCACCCCGCCTGTTCGATCAGGCTCCGGGCGACCCGGTCCACCTCCCGCCCCGAGACCCCCACGCAGAGAGCCTCCGCCGCGGCATCCTGGGCGGCCACCAACAGTTCGTGGAGATCCCGGGCCCAGGGATCCAGGGTCCCCACGGCCACGTTGCGGGTGATGTCGCAGACATAGCCTTCGTATCGGGCCCCGAAGTCCACGGTGAACCACTCCCCCGGGGCAAAGCGCCGTTCCGTGGGGGTGCCGTGAGGCAGGGCGCTCCGGGGCCCGGAGGCCACGATGAAGGAGTGGGACCCCCATCCTCCCTCCGCTCCCGAAACCTGCAGGCGA
The sequence above is drawn from the Aminomonas paucivorans DSM 12260 genome and encodes:
- the miaB gene encoding tRNA (N6-isopentenyl adenosine(37)-C2)-methylthiotransferase MiaB; this encodes MRSFKIDVYGCQMNAYDGDRLRTALSGAGWTEVQGEDEADAVLFVTCSIRDKAEQKVASELGRYRPGGGRKAPVVALLGCMAQRLGEDIPRRFPWVRLLAGPRHLGRVPEALGRCLEDDQLRVFLDEDPRALEDLRFPPQVTPGSIRAYVTIAHGCDHFCAYCIVPYVRGRFQSRDPEAILREVRCLADRGVREITLLGQNVNRFGVDRSDGFSFPRLLREVAEVPGVLRVRYATSHPVDFSEELVRVMAEHPRVCPALNLPVQSGSDRILAAMGRGYDGASYRRSVGLLRERVPDAGLTTDLIVGFPGETEEDFRESLSLLEELRFDQVHSAAYSVRPGTRAESLPGHLDQATRMRRLGEVNDLQSRIAREINETYVGRVLPVLAEGPAPKGEGFWQGRTPQDKVVLFPGPATAGEEILVRIVSAETWYLRGEVQRPGEERPWIS
- the rd gene encoding rubredoxin — translated: MKKYVCTVCGYVYDPANGDPDSGIAPGTPFEEIPDDWVCPVCGVAKDMFEVTE
- a CDS encoding M24 family metallopeptidase; this translates as MSFSACAGRLARLRGALIQEDLDGVLLLVREGQNWESAVYLSGYRGTSAALLVSRDEEILITDGRYLVQARSQSPFSVVEQGNRSLVEAAGEEIRRLRLRRVGFEAERVSLRVYREMESRCPVEWVDRSDLLPLLRRIKEEQELRLIEEAARKAAGAFMETLGVAGPGMSEREFAALLEYRLQVSGAEGGWGSHSFIVASGPRSALPHGTPTERRFAPGEWFTVDFGARYEGYVCDITRNVAVGTLDPWARDLHELLVAAQDAAAEALCVGVSGREVDRVARSLIEQAGWGEAFSHGLGHGIGLELHEAPRVSPRGEDILEAGDVVTLEPGVYVEGRGGLRVEDDYVLRMEGPDRITQALPREFFVLR